A DNA window from Rhizobium sp. NXC14 contains the following coding sequences:
- a CDS encoding pyridoxal phosphate-dependent aminotransferase: MSIVKSLSPRAIAAPESGIVEVVNYARGREGLLPLWVGEGDLPTPDFISRAAMEALASGETFYTWQRGIPELRRALSDYYHRHFAVRLPAEHFYVTGSGMQAIQICVQALTSPGDEFVYLTPAWPNIAAALEIAGARSVGIPLQFEGGKWTVDLGRVEAAITSKTRGIFINTPSNPTGWTATKKDLGDILSLARKHDLWIMADEIYARYYFAGGRAASFLDVMEPDDKIVFVNSFSKNWSMTGWRVGWIVAPPEMGQVLENLIQYSTSGVAQFMQKGAVAALDQGDDFVAANIAKAARSRDILCDALIATNGVETLKPDGAIYAFLKIDGVADSRSAAIDIVDKTGVGLAPGAAFGAGGELFLRACFLRDPAQVAIAAERLCDYIVKR, translated from the coding sequence ATGTCGATCGTGAAAAGCCTCAGCCCGCGCGCCATAGCGGCGCCCGAAAGCGGGATCGTCGAAGTCGTCAATTATGCCCGCGGCCGCGAAGGCTTGTTGCCGCTCTGGGTCGGTGAAGGCGATCTGCCGACCCCCGACTTCATCAGCAGGGCGGCGATGGAAGCGCTTGCATCAGGCGAGACCTTCTATACCTGGCAGCGCGGCATTCCGGAGCTTCGCCGGGCGCTGTCGGATTATTACCACAGGCATTTCGCCGTCCGCCTTCCGGCCGAGCATTTCTATGTCACCGGATCCGGCATGCAGGCGATCCAGATCTGCGTGCAGGCGCTGACTTCGCCTGGCGACGAATTCGTTTATCTCACCCCCGCCTGGCCGAATATTGCCGCAGCCCTCGAAATAGCAGGTGCCCGCTCCGTCGGCATCCCGCTGCAGTTCGAAGGCGGCAAATGGACGGTCGATCTCGGGCGTGTCGAAGCCGCCATCACCTCCAAGACCAGAGGCATCTTCATCAACACCCCTTCCAACCCGACGGGTTGGACCGCCACGAAGAAAGATCTCGGCGATATCTTGTCGCTCGCCCGCAAGCATGATCTGTGGATCATGGCGGATGAAATCTACGCGCGCTATTACTTCGCCGGCGGCCGCGCCGCCTCGTTCCTCGACGTGATGGAGCCGGACGACAAGATCGTCTTCGTCAATTCCTTCTCGAAAAACTGGTCGATGACGGGTTGGCGCGTCGGCTGGATCGTGGCACCCCCCGAAATGGGCCAGGTGCTCGAAAATCTCATCCAGTATTCGACCTCAGGCGTGGCGCAGTTCATGCAGAAGGGCGCCGTTGCAGCCCTTGATCAAGGCGATGATTTCGTCGCCGCCAACATCGCCAAGGCGGCGCGGTCGCGCGATATCCTCTGCGATGCGCTGATTGCCACCAATGGCGTCGAAACGCTGAAGCCGGACGGCGCGATCTATGCGTTCCTGAAGATCGACGGCGTTGCCGACAGCCGCAGCGCCGCCATCGATATCGTCGACAAGACAGGCGTCGGCCTTGCTCCCGGGGCTGCCTTCGGCGCCGGCGGCGAACTCTTCCTGCGTGCCTGTTTCCTGCGCGACCCCGCCCAGGTGGCGATCGCGGCCGAGCGGCTCTGCGACTATATCGTCAAGCGCTGA
- the galE gene encoding UDP-glucose 4-epimerase GalE, which translates to MAVLVTGGAGYIGSHMVWALIDAGEDVVVLDCLSTGFRWAVAPEARFYLGDVADPDILKKIFIENDIEAIIHFAGSAVVPVSVADPLSYYDNNSGRTRALLSASIRAGIRNFVFSSTAAVYGQQQSDLPVKETAPLNPENPYGQSKLMTEIMLRDAAAAYDFNYVALRYFNVAGADPHHRAGQSTSGATHLIKVACEAALGKRDSVHVYGIDYPTHDGTGVRDYIHVSDLADAHLKALQHLRRDKGPLVANCGYGSGYSVLDVLNMVTRLHGHSFKIHMAPRRAGDSASVVADASLARQVLDWKPRYDSLETIVQSSLEWELFLSNRNVDDLHSIHRALAAASF; encoded by the coding sequence ATGGCGGTTTTGGTGACGGGCGGCGCGGGATATATCGGCAGTCACATGGTTTGGGCGCTCATCGATGCCGGCGAGGATGTGGTCGTGCTCGACTGTCTCTCCACCGGCTTCCGCTGGGCGGTGGCGCCGGAGGCGCGTTTTTATCTCGGCGACGTCGCCGACCCCGACATCCTGAAGAAGATCTTCATCGAAAACGACATCGAGGCGATCATCCATTTCGCCGGCTCCGCCGTCGTGCCGGTGTCTGTCGCCGATCCGCTCTCTTATTACGACAACAATTCCGGCAGGACCCGTGCGCTTCTTTCCGCCTCGATCAGGGCCGGCATCCGCAACTTCGTCTTCTCCTCGACGGCCGCCGTTTACGGCCAGCAGCAGAGCGATCTGCCGGTGAAGGAGACGGCTCCCCTCAACCCGGAAAATCCGTACGGTCAGTCGAAGCTGATGACCGAAATCATGCTGCGTGATGCCGCCGCCGCCTATGATTTCAACTATGTCGCGCTTCGCTACTTTAACGTCGCCGGCGCTGACCCGCACCACCGTGCCGGCCAGTCGACCTCGGGCGCCACGCACCTCATCAAGGTTGCCTGCGAGGCAGCGCTCGGCAAGCGCGACAGCGTCCATGTCTACGGCATCGACTATCCCACCCATGACGGCACCGGCGTGCGCGACTACATCCATGTCAGCGATCTCGCCGATGCGCATCTGAAAGCGCTGCAGCACCTGCGCAGAGACAAGGGCCCGCTCGTCGCCAATTGCGGTTATGGCAGCGGCTATTCCGTGCTCGACGTCCTGAACATGGTCACCCGCCTGCACGGGCATTCCTTCAAGATCCACATGGCGCCGCGGCGAGCCGGCGATTCGGCAAGCGTCGTCGCCGACGCTTCGCTCGCCCGGCAGGTGCTCGACTGGAAGCCCCGATACGACTCGCTTGAGACCATCGTCCAGAGCTCGCTCGAGTGGGAGCTCTTCCTGTCAAACAGAAACGTCGACGACCTGCACAGCATCCACCGGGCACTTGCCGCCGCCTCCTTCTGA
- a CDS encoding enoyl-CoA hydratase/isomerase family protein, with protein MQHGEVIIERRGTAGIIRLNRPRALNSLTLPMIRALTEALHDFASESDVASVVITGEGERGFCAGGDIRALHESARAGDDLAGTFWREEFRLNHKIAVYPKPYVALMDGITMGGGVGLSSHGRHRIVTERTRLAMPETGIGYVPDVGATWLLPKAPGEAGTWLGLTGLDIGAADAIYAGLADVQIASSRLDAVIDALCDLPRASASTEVDALLQGFSEPLGESRLRQNADMIDHTFSFDSVEEILGALAKEEGEFAAETRRVLLSRSPTSLKLALRLLRAGRRSASLAECLRRELGACLQMLDNPDFFEGIRAAVIDKDRNPKWSPASIEAVKTETVERFLEPADPPLSL; from the coding sequence ATGCAGCACGGCGAAGTGATCATCGAACGGCGGGGCACTGCCGGCATCATCCGGCTCAACCGGCCGCGGGCGCTGAACAGTCTGACGCTGCCGATGATCCGCGCGCTCACGGAGGCCCTTCATGACTTTGCCTCCGAATCCGATGTGGCAAGCGTCGTAATCACCGGCGAAGGCGAACGCGGCTTCTGTGCCGGCGGTGATATCCGTGCCTTGCACGAAAGCGCCCGCGCCGGTGATGATCTCGCCGGAACCTTCTGGCGCGAGGAATTCCGCCTCAACCATAAGATTGCCGTCTATCCCAAACCCTATGTCGCGCTGATGGACGGCATTACCATGGGCGGCGGCGTCGGTCTGTCCTCACATGGCCGCCATCGCATCGTCACCGAGCGTACGCGGCTTGCCATGCCCGAAACCGGAATCGGCTATGTCCCCGATGTCGGCGCCACATGGCTGCTGCCCAAGGCACCCGGCGAAGCCGGAACATGGCTCGGCCTGACCGGACTCGACATTGGTGCTGCGGATGCGATCTATGCCGGTCTTGCCGATGTTCAGATCGCTTCGTCGCGGCTCGACGCGGTGATCGATGCTCTTTGCGACCTGCCGCGCGCCAGCGCGTCGACTGAAGTCGATGCCCTGCTGCAGGGATTTTCCGAGCCACTGGGGGAAAGCCGCTTGCGGCAGAACGCCGATATGATCGACCACACATTTTCCTTCGACAGCGTCGAGGAAATCCTCGGGGCTCTCGCCAAGGAAGAGGGCGAGTTTGCCGCCGAGACGCGCCGGGTGCTGCTCAGCAGGTCGCCGACCAGCCTGAAACTCGCTCTGCGGCTGCTGAGGGCCGGCCGGCGCAGCGCTTCGCTCGCCGAATGTCTTCGCCGCGAACTCGGCGCCTGCCTGCAGATGCTGGATAATCCCGATTTCTTCGAAGGCATCCGCGCCGCTGTCATCGACAAGGACCGCAATCCAAAATGGTCACCGGCATCAATCGAGGCCGTGAAGACGGAAACGGTCGAACGTTTCTTGGAACCGGCCGACCCGCCGCTTTCACTCTGA
- a CDS encoding MBL fold metallo-hydrolase codes for MSQAEARTRTTGQQEPGSPKHEELVPSRYAVRIGEIEVLIISDGVLPLPTAMLGHNADAADRAVWLDDMFLPRDAFDWALNVVLVRSGGQTILIDAGLGLDPDLNLPRAGQLIKRLEGAGIDLASVTDVVLTHLHMDHIGGLLVEGVKDRLRPDLRIHVAAAEAKFWEAPDFSHVSMPPGFPDALRATAKRFLSEYGSHLTLFDEQSEVAPGVVAQRTGGHTPGHSVVRLASGGDRLTFAGDAIFAVGFEHPDWYNGFEHDPEEAARVRRDLLQELAATGEQLVATHLPFPSVGRVAVDGEAFRWVPVFWDY; via the coding sequence ATGTCGCAGGCAGAAGCAAGAACCCGTACGACTGGTCAGCAGGAGCCTGGCAGTCCGAAACATGAAGAATTGGTTCCGTCGCGCTACGCGGTACGGATCGGCGAAATCGAAGTGCTGATCATCAGCGATGGTGTGCTGCCGCTTCCAACCGCGATGCTGGGACATAACGCCGACGCGGCCGACCGGGCGGTCTGGCTGGATGATATGTTCCTGCCGCGGGACGCTTTCGACTGGGCGCTGAACGTGGTCCTGGTGCGCAGCGGCGGCCAGACCATCCTCATCGACGCAGGCTTGGGGCTGGATCCGGACTTGAACTTGCCGCGCGCGGGTCAGTTGATCAAGCGACTGGAAGGCGCCGGCATCGATCTGGCATCCGTGACCGACGTGGTGCTGACGCACCTGCACATGGACCACATCGGCGGGCTGCTGGTCGAAGGGGTTAAGGACCGACTGCGCCCAGACCTCAGGATTCACGTGGCGGCTGCCGAGGCGAAGTTCTGGGAAGCGCCCGATTTCAGCCACGTATCCATGCCGCCCGGCTTCCCTGACGCGCTCCGTGCGACGGCAAAACGTTTCCTGAGCGAGTATGGCAGCCATCTGACGCTGTTCGACGAGCAATCCGAGGTGGCGCCTGGTGTGGTGGCCCAACGCACCGGCGGCCATACTCCCGGACATAGCGTGGTCCGCCTGGCGTCCGGCGGCGACCGGTTGACATTCGCAGGCGACGCCATCTTTGCGGTCGGGTTCGAGCACCCCGACTGGTACAATGGTTTCGAACATGATCCCGAAGAAGCGGCTCGTGTCCGCCGCGATCTTTTGCAAGAGCTGGCGGCGACCGGTGAACAGCTGGTGGCCACGCACCTGCCGTTCCCGTCCGTCGGCCGGGTGGCGGTGGACGGCGAAGCCTTCCGTTGGGTGCCGGTCTTCTGGGACTATTGA
- a CDS encoding ATP-dependent helicase translates to MYLEKLNPQQRMAVEHGTLTDGSHIAGPLLVIAGAGSGKTNTLAHRVAHLIVKGADPRRILLMTFSRRAAAEMARRVERICRDVLGSNAGIMADALNWSGTFHGIGARLLRDYAQQIGLDADFTIHDREDSADLMNLIRHDLGFSKTESRFPSKGTCLAIYSRTVNSETALDQVLRDAFPWCATWEQQLRELFACYVEAKQAQNVLDYDDLLLYWAQMVGESVIAEDIGSRFDHVLVDEYQDTNRLQASILLALKPQGQGLTVVGDDAQSIYSFRAATVRNILDFPAAFSPAADIVTLDRNYRSTQPILAAANAVIDLASERFTKNLWTERQSAERPRLVSVRDEAEQARYVADKVLDNREEGLKLKQQAVLFRAAHHSGPLEVELTRRNIPFVKFGGLKFLDSAHVKDMLAALRFAHNPRDRVAGFRLMQILPGVGPSTAQKALDLMAEDASPLSALASMPAPPRSGEDWTAFVSMLQELKSGKAGWPAEIELARQWYAPHLERLHEDASTRQADLLQLEQIAGGYASRERFLTELTLDPPDATSDQAGVPLLDEDYLILSTIHSAKGQEWTKVFMLNVVDGCIPSDLAVGTTAEIEEERRLLYVAMTRARDGLDLVVPQRFFTYGQNAQGDRHVYASRSRFIPATLLQFFEACSWPQVKSEAAAQAQARQVRIDVGARMRGMWR, encoded by the coding sequence ATGTATCTCGAAAAGCTCAATCCCCAGCAGCGCATGGCCGTCGAGCACGGCACGCTCACCGACGGCAGTCATATTGCCGGGCCGCTGCTGGTCATTGCCGGCGCCGGCTCCGGCAAGACGAACACGCTGGCACATCGCGTCGCCCATCTGATCGTCAAGGGCGCCGATCCGCGCCGCATCCTGCTGATGACCTTCTCGCGCCGGGCAGCCGCCGAGATGGCGCGGCGCGTCGAGCGCATCTGCCGTGATGTGCTGGGTTCGAATGCCGGCATCATGGCCGATGCGCTCAACTGGTCCGGCACATTCCACGGCATCGGCGCGCGGCTGCTGCGCGATTATGCCCAGCAGATCGGCCTCGATGCCGATTTCACCATTCACGACCGCGAAGACAGCGCCGATCTGATGAACCTCATCCGGCACGATCTCGGCTTCTCAAAGACGGAAAGCCGCTTTCCGTCCAAGGGCACCTGCCTTGCCATCTATAGCCGGACGGTGAATTCGGAGACCGCGCTCGATCAGGTGCTGCGCGACGCCTTTCCATGGTGCGCGACATGGGAGCAACAGCTGCGTGAGCTTTTCGCCTGCTATGTCGAGGCGAAGCAGGCTCAGAACGTGCTCGATTACGACGACCTCCTGCTCTACTGGGCGCAGATGGTCGGCGAGAGCGTGATTGCCGAGGATATCGGCAGCCGCTTTGACCATGTGCTCGTCGATGAATATCAGGACACCAACAGGCTGCAGGCCTCGATCCTGCTAGCACTCAAGCCGCAGGGACAGGGGCTGACGGTCGTCGGTGACGACGCGCAGTCGATCTACTCCTTCCGCGCGGCGACGGTGCGCAATATCCTTGATTTTCCCGCCGCCTTCAGCCCGGCCGCCGATATCGTCACACTCGATCGCAATTACCGCTCGACGCAGCCGATCCTGGCGGCTGCCAATGCCGTCATCGATCTCGCCTCCGAGCGCTTCACCAAGAATCTCTGGACCGAGCGGCAATCGGCGGAGCGGCCGCGCCTGGTTTCTGTGCGGGACGAGGCCGAGCAGGCGCGTTATGTCGCCGACAAGGTGCTCGACAATCGCGAGGAAGGCCTGAAGCTCAAGCAGCAGGCCGTGCTCTTCCGCGCCGCCCACCACAGCGGGCCGCTGGAGGTCGAGCTGACCCGCCGCAACATTCCCTTCGTCAAGTTCGGCGGGTTGAAGTTTCTCGACAGCGCGCATGTGAAGGACATGCTGGCCGCGCTTCGCTTTGCGCACAATCCGCGCGACCGGGTGGCGGGCTTCCGGCTGATGCAGATCCTGCCGGGCGTCGGGCCGTCGACGGCGCAGAAGGCGCTCGATCTGATGGCCGAGGATGCGAGCCCGTTGTCTGCTCTGGCGTCTATGCCAGCGCCGCCACGCTCCGGCGAGGACTGGACCGCCTTCGTTTCGATGCTGCAGGAGCTGAAATCCGGCAAGGCCGGCTGGCCGGCGGAAATCGAGCTGGCGCGGCAATGGTATGCGCCGCATCTGGAGCGGCTGCACGAGGACGCTTCGACACGGCAGGCCGATCTGTTGCAGTTGGAGCAGATCGCCGGGGGTTATGCCTCCCGCGAACGTTTCCTCACCGAGCTCACGCTCGATCCGCCGGATGCGACCAGCGATCAAGCCGGCGTGCCGCTTCTCGACGAGGACTATCTCATCCTGTCGACCATCCATTCCGCCAAGGGCCAGGAATGGACGAAAGTCTTCATGCTGAACGTCGTCGACGGCTGCATTCCGAGCGATCTTGCGGTCGGCACCACCGCCGAGATCGAGGAGGAGCGCCGGCTGCTCTACGTGGCGATGACGCGCGCCCGCGACGGTCTCGACCTCGTCGTGCCGCAACGCTTCTTCACCTATGGGCAGAACGCCCAGGGCGACCGGCACGTCTATGCTTCGCGCAGCCGCTTTATTCCCGCGACACTGCTGCAGTTTTTCGAGGCCTGCAGCTGGCCGCAGGTGAAGTCGGAAGCCGCCGCTCAGGCGCAAGCGCGCCAGGTGCGCATCGACGTCGGCGCCCGCATGCGCGGCATGTGGCGATAG
- a CDS encoding DUF982 domain-containing protein, with protein sequence MATERWNSPVTVGFEGADARTVNGPFDALKCLADFWPSSRGLHYIKARSTCRAALDGRKSMEEARAEFLAAAEEAKLKLH encoded by the coding sequence ATGGCAACTGAACGATGGAACAGCCCGGTCACCGTCGGTTTCGAGGGAGCCGATGCGCGAACGGTCAACGGGCCGTTCGATGCCCTGAAATGCCTGGCAGATTTCTGGCCGAGTTCGCGCGGGCTTCATTACATCAAGGCCCGCAGCACCTGCCGGGCGGCGCTCGACGGCCGCAAAAGTATGGAGGAGGCTAGAGCCGAGTTCCTGGCAGCGGCCGAAGAGGCGAAGCTGAAGCTGCATTGA
- the murA gene encoding UDP-N-acetylglucosamine 1-carboxyvinyltransferase, which yields MDRIRIVGGNELNGIIPISGAKNAALPLMIASLLTSDTLTLENVPHLADVELLMRILGNHGVDVAVNGRRERQEDSYARTIHFTCRTIVDTTASYELVSKMRASFWVIGPLLAREGHCRVSLPGGCAIGTRPVDLFIDGLTALGATMEIDAGYINARAPDGGLIGARYTFPKVSVGATHVLMMAATLARGTTVIGNAAREPEVADLANCLNAMGAKISGAGTSTITIEGVTSLSGARHRVLPDRIETGTYAMAVAMAGGDVVLENTDVALLETALETLRRTGADISATNNGMRIRRNGAGIKPVDIVTDPFPGFPTDLQAQFMALMTRSSGISHVTETIFENRFMHVQELARLGARITLSGQTAKIEGVKRLRGAPVMATDLRASVSLVIAGLAAEGETTVSRVYHLDRGFERLEAKLTRCGAVVERISE from the coding sequence ATGGATCGTATCAGAATTGTCGGCGGTAATGAGCTGAATGGCATCATTCCGATTTCCGGCGCCAAGAATGCCGCACTGCCGCTGATGATCGCCTCGCTTCTGACCAGTGACACGCTGACGCTGGAAAACGTGCCGCACTTGGCAGACGTCGAGCTTCTGATGCGCATCCTCGGCAATCACGGCGTCGATGTCGCCGTCAACGGCCGCCGCGAGCGCCAGGAGGATTCCTACGCCCGCACGATCCATTTCACCTGCCGCACCATCGTCGATACCACAGCCTCCTACGAACTGGTCTCGAAGATGCGCGCCTCATTCTGGGTTATTGGGCCGCTCTTGGCGCGTGAGGGCCATTGCCGCGTTTCGCTGCCGGGCGGTTGCGCCATCGGCACGCGCCCCGTCGATCTCTTCATCGATGGCCTGACGGCACTCGGTGCGACCATGGAGATCGATGCCGGCTATATCAATGCCCGGGCGCCCGACGGCGGGCTGATCGGTGCGCGCTACACCTTCCCGAAGGTCTCAGTCGGCGCCACCCATGTGTTGATGATGGCCGCGACCCTTGCCCGCGGCACCACTGTCATCGGCAACGCCGCCCGTGAACCCGAAGTCGCCGACCTCGCCAACTGCCTGAATGCCATGGGCGCCAAGATATCAGGCGCCGGCACCTCGACCATCACCATCGAAGGCGTCACCTCGCTGTCGGGCGCGCGTCATCGCGTCCTGCCGGACCGCATCGAGACCGGCACCTACGCCATGGCCGTCGCCATGGCCGGCGGTGACGTCGTGCTCGAAAATACCGATGTGGCGCTGCTCGAGACCGCGCTGGAAACCTTGCGCCGGACTGGCGCTGACATCTCCGCGACCAATAACGGCATGCGCATCAGGCGCAACGGCGCCGGCATCAAGCCGGTCGATATTGTCACCGATCCTTTCCCGGGCTTCCCCACGGATCTGCAGGCACAGTTCATGGCGCTGATGACCCGCTCCTCCGGCATCTCGCATGTCACCGAGACGATCTTCGAAAACCGCTTCATGCACGTGCAGGAGCTTGCCCGGCTCGGCGCCAGGATCACGCTCTCCGGCCAGACCGCGAAGATCGAGGGTGTCAAGCGCCTGCGCGGCGCGCCCGTCATGGCGACCGATTTGCGCGCCTCCGTCTCGCTCGTCATCGCCGGCCTCGCCGCCGAGGGCGAAACCACAGTCTCCCGCGTTTACCACCTCGACCGCGGCTTCGAGCGGCTCGAAGCGAAGCTGACCCGCTGCGGCGCCGTCGTCGAGCGCATCAGCGAATAA
- a CDS encoding DUF2948 family protein: protein MTDLKLVALDDEDLAIISAHMQDSVFKVGDIDWSPRGAQFALAANRFVWESAARKRKGFERRRAALVFKRVLAVRSLGVDRGKRDEVLSLLALRFEKKGEGPDGTIELALSGTASIALDVECIEVQMADIGGAWQAASKPRHP from the coding sequence ATGACCGACCTGAAGCTTGTTGCGCTTGATGATGAGGACCTCGCGATCATTTCTGCGCATATGCAGGATAGCGTCTTCAAGGTCGGCGACATCGACTGGTCGCCGCGGGGTGCCCAGTTCGCGCTTGCCGCCAATCGTTTCGTCTGGGAAAGTGCGGCGCGCAAGCGCAAGGGTTTCGAGCGCCGCCGCGCCGCCCTGGTGTTCAAGCGCGTGCTTGCCGTCCGTTCGCTCGGCGTCGATCGCGGCAAACGCGATGAGGTGCTGTCGCTGCTGGCGCTGCGTTTCGAGAAGAAGGGCGAGGGGCCGGATGGCACGATCGAGCTGGCGCTGTCTGGAACGGCCTCGATTGCGCTCGACGTCGAATGTATCGAGGTCCAGATGGCCGATATCGGCGGCGCATGGCAGGCGGCTTCCAAACCCCGCCACCCCTAA
- the hisD gene encoding histidinol dehydrogenase, producing MAIWLDQASEGFEQHFAAFLMTKREVSEDVNSVARAIIDDVRARGDVALAEYSLKFDGIDFATVPMRVTPEEIDAAIEAVPAEVLGALKLAALRIESHHRRQLPKDDIYEDDMGVGLGSRWTAIEAVGLYVPGGTASYPSSVLMNAVPAKVAGVDRIVIAVPATGGAVNPAVLAAARLAGVTEIYRVGGAQAIAALAYGTETIAPVAKITGPGNAYVAAAKRHVFGTVGIDMIAGPSEVLVIADKDNNPDWIAADLLAQAEHDASAQAILITDDALFGKAVEQAVERQLKTLNRAETAAASWRDFGAVILVADLKQAIPLANRIAAEHLELAVADPDQLLDGIRNAGAIFVGAHTPEVIGDYVGGSNHVLPTARSARFSSGLSVLDFVKRTSILRLGPQQLRTLGPATIALAVSEGLDAHARSVAIRLNLD from the coding sequence TTGGCAATCTGGCTGGATCAGGCATCGGAAGGTTTCGAGCAGCATTTTGCCGCCTTTCTGATGACGAAGCGCGAAGTGTCCGAGGATGTGAATTCAGTCGCCCGTGCCATCATCGATGATGTCAGGGCGCGCGGCGATGTGGCGCTGGCCGAATATTCGCTGAAATTCGACGGCATCGATTTTGCCACCGTGCCGATGCGCGTCACGCCTGAGGAGATTGACGCCGCAATCGAGGCGGTGCCTGCCGAAGTGCTGGGCGCGCTGAAACTCGCGGCCTTGCGCATCGAGAGCCACCATCGCCGCCAACTGCCGAAGGATGATATCTACGAGGACGACATGGGCGTCGGTCTCGGCTCGCGCTGGACGGCGATCGAGGCGGTCGGGCTCTATGTTCCGGGCGGCACCGCGAGCTATCCGAGCTCGGTATTGATGAATGCGGTGCCGGCCAAGGTCGCCGGGGTCGACCGCATCGTCATCGCCGTTCCCGCCACCGGCGGCGCTGTCAATCCGGCGGTGCTCGCCGCCGCCAGGCTTGCCGGCGTCACCGAGATCTACCGTGTCGGCGGCGCTCAGGCGATCGCCGCTCTCGCTTATGGCACCGAGACGATCGCACCGGTCGCCAAGATCACCGGTCCCGGCAATGCCTATGTCGCCGCCGCCAAGCGCCACGTCTTCGGCACCGTCGGCATCGATATGATCGCCGGCCCCTCCGAGGTGCTGGTGATTGCCGACAAGGACAACAATCCCGATTGGATCGCTGCCGACCTTTTGGCGCAGGCCGAGCACGATGCCAGCGCCCAGGCGATCCTCATCACCGACGATGCCCTATTCGGCAAGGCGGTGGAGCAGGCGGTCGAACGCCAGCTGAAGACGTTGAACCGCGCCGAGACGGCAGCGGCAAGCTGGCGCGATTTTGGCGCGGTCATCCTCGTTGCCGATCTGAAGCAGGCCATTCCGCTTGCCAATCGCATCGCAGCCGAACATCTCGAGCTCGCCGTCGCCGATCCCGACCAGCTGCTCGACGGCATCCGCAATGCCGGCGCGATCTTCGTCGGCGCTCATACGCCCGAGGTCATCGGCGATTATGTCGGCGGTTCGAACCATGTGCTGCCGACGGCGCGTTCGGCCCGCTTTTCCTCCGGTCTATCAGTGCTCGATTTCGTCAAGCGCACCTCGATCCTGCGCCTTGGGCCGCAGCAGTTGCGCACCCTGGGCCCGGCGACGATCGCGCTTGCGGTCTCCGAAGGCCTCGATGCCCACGCGCGGTCGGTCGCGATCCGCCTCAACCTCGATTAG
- a CDS encoding UPF0262 family protein: MAAGEFRLCDVVLDDTIGRSTPDVEHERAVAIFDLIEENSFEPLGHSGGPYRLNISLVDSKLVFAIKTEEGGDVATHILSLTPFRRIVKDYFMICESYYEAIRSATPSRIEAIDMGRRGIHNEGSQTLKDRLAGKIEVDFDTARRLFTLVCVLYWRG, translated from the coding sequence ATGGCGGCGGGCGAATTCCGGCTTTGCGACGTCGTCCTGGACGATACGATCGGCCGTTCGACGCCCGATGTCGAGCATGAGCGCGCCGTCGCCATCTTCGATCTGATCGAGGAGAACAGCTTCGAGCCGCTCGGCCATTCCGGCGGCCCTTATCGGCTGAACATCTCGCTGGTCGATTCGAAGCTGGTCTTCGCCATCAAGACGGAAGAAGGCGGCGATGTCGCCACCCACATCCTGTCGCTTACCCCCTTCCGGCGGATCGTCAAGGATTACTTCATGATCTGCGAAAGCTATTACGAAGCGATCCGATCGGCGACGCCAAGCCGTATCGAGGCGATCGACATGGGCCGGCGGGGCATCCACAATGAAGGCTCGCAGACGCTGAAAGACAGGTTGGCCGGCAAGATCGAGGTCGATTTCGACACCGCCCGGCGGCTTTTCACGCTGGTCTGCGTGCTCTACTGGCGTGGATGA
- a CDS encoding low molecular weight phosphatase family protein codes for MTAMELAGDVEDAKRPGAILFMCGLNAIRSPMAEAIARSILPSNTYIRSAGVRAGERDPFVDVVLEEIGLSLGRRQPQTLDELEDDYFDLIITLSPQAHHAALELTRSNAVDVVYWPTMDPTVVSGTREQILDSYREVRDHLAGLIESRLLRRNGIAAQSA; via the coding sequence ATGACGGCGATGGAGCTTGCCGGCGATGTCGAAGACGCGAAGAGGCCGGGCGCGATCCTCTTCATGTGCGGGCTGAACGCCATCCGCTCGCCGATGGCCGAAGCGATCGCCCGTAGCATTCTGCCGTCCAATACCTATATAAGGTCGGCCGGCGTTCGCGCCGGCGAGCGCGATCCCTTCGTCGATGTCGTGCTTGAGGAAATCGGGCTTTCCCTTGGGCGCCGCCAGCCGCAGACGCTTGATGAACTCGAGGACGATTATTTCGATCTGATCATCACGCTTTCGCCGCAGGCTCATCATGCGGCGCTGGAACTGACGCGGTCGAACGCGGTCGACGTCGTCTATTGGCCGACCATGGATCCGACGGTCGTCAGCGGGACGCGCGAACAGATATTGGACAGCTATCGCGAGGTCCGCGACCACCTGGCCGGTCTCATCGAAAGCCGGCTGCTCAGACGAAATGGCATTGCCGCGCAATCGGCATGA